One Brumimicrobium sp. DNA window includes the following coding sequences:
- the alaS gene encoding alanine--tRNA ligase: MKLEEIRKQYLTFFESKKHEIVPSSPMVIKDDPTLMFTNAGMNPFKEFFLGNAVSKYPRIADTQKCLRVSGKHNDLEEVGVDTYHHTMFEMLGNWSFGDYFKEEAIDWAWELLTEVYKIDKDNLYVTIFGGDEKDGVPRDTESYDFWKKWISEDRIIEASKKDNFWEMGETGPCGPCSEIHVDIRSAEEKLKINGKILVNQDHPQVIEIWNLVFMQFNRKADGTLEKLPATHVDTGMGLERLAMVLQGKQSNYDIDLFQGLIRSIEKQSGFRYGEQNNLDIAFRVIADHIRAISFAIADGQLPSNNGAGYVIRRILRRAVRYGYQTLQMKEPFLSPLSKVLVQLMGDAFPELIANGKLIEDVVREEELSFFHTLEHGIKRLEIIINQTKQHNESVISGEKAFELYDTFGFPYDLTRLMAKETGMEVDEVGFEAALKEQKDRSRIAATIKADDWVELIEDDIEEFVGYDQLSAQVKITRYRRVVQNNKDIYQLVFNLTPFYPEGGGQVGDTGYIEANGKRTYIIDTKKENNLIIHLVNELPENPQAIFVANVQKEKRELAMANHSATHLLHFALREVLGTHVAQKGSLVSPDYLRFDFSHFAKMTKEELQKVENRVNELIRKNSILNERRNVPINEAKNLGAMMLFGEKYGETVRVIQFGDSIELCGGTHVGETGKIGWFKIISEGSVASGIRRIEAKTSTGAECYIQAKLEELELVQTAIKNPKDTIKAVEDLLLENQKLKKELEKMAQSRAAEIKRELKNTIQNKGDIQFIEGIVPLDSKMIKDILFQLKGEVDNLFAVVGGETSDSCSLNIIVADNIVQSKGYHAGNLVKNAATFIDGGGGGQAFFATAGGKKSDGLEAAIAEVKKNL, from the coding sequence ATGAAACTCGAAGAAATTAGAAAGCAATATTTGACATTTTTTGAAAGTAAAAAGCATGAGATTGTGCCCTCTTCTCCTATGGTGATTAAAGATGACCCAACTTTAATGTTTACGAATGCGGGTATGAATCCTTTTAAAGAATTTTTCTTAGGAAATGCAGTTTCTAAGTATCCTAGAATTGCAGATACCCAAAAATGTTTGCGTGTTTCAGGAAAACATAATGATTTGGAAGAGGTAGGAGTAGATACCTATCATCATACCATGTTTGAGATGCTTGGAAATTGGTCCTTTGGAGATTATTTTAAAGAAGAAGCAATTGATTGGGCATGGGAATTATTAACCGAAGTTTATAAGATAGATAAGGATAATCTATATGTTACCATCTTTGGTGGAGATGAGAAAGATGGAGTTCCAAGAGATACAGAATCGTATGATTTCTGGAAAAAATGGATTTCAGAAGATAGAATAATCGAAGCAAGTAAAAAGGATAATTTTTGGGAAATGGGTGAGACTGGACCCTGTGGACCCTGTTCTGAGATTCATGTTGATATTCGATCAGCTGAGGAAAAACTGAAAATAAATGGTAAGATTTTGGTTAATCAAGATCATCCGCAAGTTATTGAAATTTGGAACCTAGTGTTTATGCAGTTTAACCGTAAGGCAGATGGAACATTAGAGAAATTACCTGCAACACATGTAGATACAGGTATGGGGTTAGAGCGTTTAGCAATGGTTTTACAAGGAAAACAATCAAATTATGATATTGATTTATTTCAAGGACTAATTCGTTCAATAGAGAAACAATCTGGGTTTAGATATGGAGAACAAAATAATCTGGACATAGCTTTCCGTGTTATTGCTGACCATATAAGAGCAATCTCTTTTGCTATTGCGGATGGACAATTGCCTTCTAATAATGGTGCGGGATATGTGATTCGAAGAATTTTAAGAAGGGCTGTCCGATATGGATATCAAACACTTCAAATGAAAGAACCATTTTTGTCTCCTCTAAGCAAAGTTTTGGTACAATTAATGGGAGATGCCTTCCCTGAATTGATAGCTAATGGAAAATTAATTGAGGATGTGGTAAGAGAAGAAGAATTGAGTTTCTTTCATACTTTAGAACATGGAATTAAACGCCTTGAAATAATTATTAACCAAACAAAACAACACAATGAATCGGTTATATCAGGAGAGAAAGCTTTTGAATTATATGATACTTTTGGATTTCCTTATGATTTAACTCGTTTGATGGCTAAAGAAACGGGTATGGAAGTGGATGAGGTAGGGTTTGAGGCTGCTTTGAAAGAGCAAAAAGATCGCTCTAGAATTGCAGCAACAATTAAAGCAGATGATTGGGTAGAGCTAATAGAAGATGATATTGAGGAATTTGTTGGATATGATCAATTGAGCGCTCAAGTGAAAATTACCCGTTATCGAAGAGTGGTTCAAAACAATAAAGATATTTATCAGTTAGTATTTAACCTTACTCCTTTCTATCCGGAAGGAGGAGGGCAAGTTGGTGATACAGGATATATTGAGGCAAACGGAAAAAGAACCTATATTATAGATACTAAGAAGGAGAATAACCTTATTATTCATTTGGTGAACGAGTTGCCCGAGAACCCTCAGGCAATATTTGTAGCGAATGTTCAAAAAGAAAAACGAGAATTAGCTATGGCAAATCATAGCGCCACACACTTATTGCATTTTGCCTTAAGAGAAGTATTAGGTACTCATGTTGCCCAAAAAGGGTCTTTAGTAAGTCCTGATTATTTACGTTTTGATTTTTCTCATTTTGCGAAAATGACCAAAGAAGAGCTTCAAAAAGTAGAAAATAGAGTAAATGAATTGATTCGTAAGAATTCGATATTGAACGAGAGAAGAAATGTACCCATTAATGAGGCAAAGAATTTGGGAGCTATGATGCTCTTTGGAGAAAAATATGGAGAAACGGTTCGTGTAATTCAGTTTGGTGATTCTATCGAACTATGCGGAGGAACACATGTAGGAGAAACAGGTAAAATTGGTTGGTTTAAAATTATTTCAGAAGGTTCTGTTGCATCTGGAATACGTAGAATAGAAGCAAAAACAAGTACAGGTGCTGAATGTTATATTCAAGCTAAACTGGAAGAACTTGAACTAGTTCAAACTGCTATTAAGAACCCAAAGGATACAATCAAGGCAGTAGAGGATCTCTTACTAGAGAATCAAAAATTAAAAAAAGAATTAGAAAAAATGGCACAATCTCGTGCTGCTGAAATAAAAAGAGAGCTAAAGAATACTATTCAAAACAAAGGTGATATACAATTTATTGAAGGTATCGTTCCTTTGGATAGTAAAATGATTAAAGATATTTTATTTCAGTTAAAGGGTGAAGTCGATAATCTCTTTGCTGTGGTTGGAGGGGAGACAAGTGATTCTTGTTCCTTGAATATTATCGTAGCAGACAACATTGTGCAATCAAAAGGATATCATGCGGGGAACTTGGTGAAAAATGCTGCAACTTTTATTGATGGAGGTGGAGGAGGACAAGCTTTCTTTGCAACTGCTGGAGGTAAAAAATCAGATGGTTTGGAAGCAGCTATTGCTGAGGTAAAGAAGAATCTTTAA
- a CDS encoding mechanosensitive ion channel family protein, whose protein sequence is MTFLLLNFRLYTVHIIETAFILLVYFILKYLIRKATVNAANKLDKPHTRATVINKVIHFILLSILIFIVLLIWGVEQSQLVLFLTSLLTVLGIAFFAQWSIISNITAAIIVFFNHPAKIGDTIEMFDKDYPIKGIVHDIGIFFIYIETENGEIMTCPSNLFIQKVIIRRDTKKIAVKDSSLPQQ, encoded by the coding sequence ATGACATTTTTGCTTTTAAACTTCAGATTATATACTGTCCACATTATTGAAACTGCCTTTATTCTTCTGGTGTATTTTATTTTGAAATATCTCATACGTAAGGCTACAGTAAATGCAGCAAATAAATTAGATAAGCCTCACACACGAGCAACTGTGATTAATAAAGTAATTCATTTTATCTTATTATCCATCCTAATTTTCATAGTTCTACTAATTTGGGGAGTCGAGCAATCACAACTCGTACTTTTCTTAACGTCTCTACTTACAGTATTAGGCATTGCTTTTTTTGCCCAATGGTCAATCATATCTAACATTACTGCTGCAATCATTGTGTTTTTCAACCATCCAGCTAAAATTGGAGATACTATAGAGATGTTTGATAAAGATTACCCTATAAAAGGCATCGTTCATGATATTGGAATCTTCTTTATATATATAGAAACTGAGAATGGAGAAATTATGACTTGTCCGAGTAATCTATTTATTCAGAAAGTCATTATCCGAAGAGATACAAAAAAAATTGCTGTTAAAGATTCTTCTTTACCTCAGCAATAG
- a CDS encoding gliding motility-associated C-terminal domain-containing protein yields MKLNKKLLHSALIFIPFGLSAQVMHSNGMIIHVTNGGILHCNGGVLLSNTDFTNDGLVDITKNSTLAQPGTLEFNMNSNVAGDGTYRIEQDWINDANFSSGNSEVILYGSTEQFITSNTGVVTTFNDLTLTGIGTSDNRRKTLLDVDSKTGTNGVLNLNDRELYTQGNIFTVENSSPNAVLNSLTYNEEGFVSSIDAGNLIRNINQSDDYIFPVGSSDGTRRYRPVVIGSYSTNPQSYAVRMNNFTPSQNGYTVGNHESHIDDVNSKYYHSIVQLSGVNDADLSIAYDGNTEKKWESIAHWGVASNKWEETYNNSISTLGNYKLVSKSNWNFPVNENEYALITKSKTVTIVESFSPNGDGSNDFFHIDNLEEYPKTEIWIYTRWGLEVYHNEDYKNDWDGTSQNALNIGSEILPEGTYYYIVKMGGDKELSNSGKEYKGFVYIKR; encoded by the coding sequence ATGAAACTTAATAAGAAACTATTACATTCTGCATTAATTTTTATTCCATTTGGGTTATCTGCTCAAGTTATGCATTCTAATGGCATGATTATTCATGTAACTAATGGCGGGATTCTTCATTGTAATGGTGGAGTCTTATTGTCTAATACTGATTTTACAAATGATGGATTAGTGGATATTACAAAGAATTCTACACTTGCACAACCAGGAACATTAGAATTTAATATGAATTCAAATGTAGCTGGTGATGGCACTTATCGTATTGAACAAGATTGGATAAATGATGCTAATTTTAGTTCAGGGAATAGTGAAGTAATTCTATATGGAAGTACAGAGCAATTTATCACCTCAAATACGGGAGTTGTTACAACTTTCAATGACTTAACATTAACAGGTATAGGAACTTCTGATAATAGAAGGAAGACACTTTTAGATGTAGATTCTAAAACAGGAACAAATGGAGTGCTTAATTTAAATGATAGAGAATTATATACACAAGGAAATATATTTACTGTAGAGAATTCAAGTCCAAATGCTGTTTTAAATTCACTAACTTATAATGAAGAAGGATTTGTAAGTAGTATAGATGCTGGAAATTTAATTAGAAATATCAATCAGTCAGATGACTATATTTTTCCAGTAGGTTCTAGTGATGGAACTAGAAGATACAGGCCAGTAGTGATAGGAAGCTATTCAACGAACCCACAAAGCTATGCAGTCCGCATGAATAATTTCACTCCTAGCCAAAATGGATATACTGTAGGGAATCATGAATCACATATTGATGACGTAAATAGCAAGTATTATCATTCTATAGTGCAATTATCCGGAGTTAATGATGCGGATTTAAGTATTGCTTATGATGGGAATACTGAAAAAAAATGGGAAAGTATTGCACATTGGGGAGTTGCAAGTAATAAATGGGAAGAAACATACAATAATTCGATTTCTACTTTAGGAAATTATAAGTTAGTATCTAAAAGTAATTGGAACTTTCCTGTAAATGAGAATGAATATGCATTAATTACTAAATCTAAGACTGTTACTATTGTTGAGTCATTCTCTCCTAATGGAGATGGATCAAACGATTTCTTTCATATAGATAATTTAGAGGAATATCCAAAAACTGAAATATGGATTTATACTCGTTGGGGTCTAGAAGTTTACCACAATGAGGATTATAAGAACGATTGGGATGGAACTTCCCAAAATGCATTGAATATTGGGAGTGAGATACTACCCGAAGGAACTTATTATTATATTGTGAAAATGGGAGGAGATAAAGAACTCTCTAATTCAGGAAAAGAATATAAAGGATTTGTATATATTAAACGATAA
- a CDS encoding type IX secretion system membrane protein PorP/SprF, whose product MNRLFRRISLATVIISCMTNGVSAQQEPQFTQYMDNLIYYNPGYAGSHDRMSIAALHRQQWAGFAGAPMSTTFALHSPLSYDNIGLGLSFVNDRLGPTNDTWINGDVSYSLKFKNHNGRLAFGVKAGVNMLNGDLTNLVKEDQEDATLNVRYKNEVKFNVGAGIFYHSDQFFVGVAVPRILENIKDIKDVTSVANEKFSLQRHYYAMIGGYINAGRMLKIRPNAMVKITENAPLAVDAGLAFIFYDKFWLGLNYRVLESAGLYLQYSFTPQFKMGYAFEFSTTKMGTHSAGTHEIMLAFDLLFKNKSLATPRYF is encoded by the coding sequence ATGAATAGATTATTTAGAAGAATAAGTCTAGCGACTGTAATTATTTCTTGCATGACTAATGGCGTGTCTGCGCAGCAGGAACCTCAGTTTACCCAATATATGGATAATCTGATTTATTACAACCCTGGTTATGCTGGAAGTCATGACAGAATGAGTATTGCCGCTTTACACCGCCAACAATGGGCAGGATTTGCTGGAGCTCCTATGTCAACAACATTTGCACTTCATTCACCTTTGAGTTATGACAATATAGGCTTAGGGTTAAGCTTTGTAAATGATAGACTTGGACCTACAAATGACACTTGGATTAATGGGGACGTATCTTATTCGTTAAAATTTAAAAATCACAATGGTAGATTAGCTTTTGGTGTGAAAGCAGGGGTTAATATGCTAAATGGAGATTTAACAAACCTAGTGAAGGAAGATCAAGAAGATGCGACTTTAAATGTCCGATATAAGAATGAAGTTAAGTTTAATGTTGGAGCTGGTATCTTTTATCATTCTGATCAGTTCTTTGTGGGCGTTGCTGTTCCTAGAATTCTTGAGAACATTAAGGATATCAAAGATGTTACTTCAGTGGCTAATGAGAAGTTCAGTTTACAACGTCACTATTATGCTATGATTGGTGGATATATCAATGCAGGAAGAATGCTTAAAATCCGACCAAATGCAATGGTGAAGATAACTGAAAATGCTCCTTTAGCTGTCGATGCAGGCTTGGCATTTATATTCTATGATAAATTCTGGTTGGGATTAAATTATAGAGTACTAGAAAGTGCGGGACTTTATCTACAATATTCTTTTACTCCTCAGTTTAAAATGGGCTATGCATTTGAATTCTCAACAACTAAGATGGGGACACATAGTGCAGGAACACATGAAATCATGTTAGCCTTTGATTTATTATTCAAAAATAAATCATTAGCAACACCAAGATACTTCTAA
- a CDS encoding OmpA family protein — protein sequence MKRNQNIMKGLAFTFIATSLSLTGYAQQSRLKYADKMYANEGYYYASEAYEDVLARKTDSATVAVKLADSYDKLGDINKAAAWYRYLKRNNNLNKEQLLRLALLERQLSNYDESKKLMDTYVQKYGQNDVASSIVSASTSIAELQNKKWFDLKPRLSVNTPASEMGLSYFGKDNVLIASSKRQGKSSMQVHSWTGQYYYSVFKATIDASGNVGKKMKAIKKIDEKFNDGPVSFNEKNNVIYFSRNAEFYTVSGNKKSSILKLYKADYKDGKFKNVKELGINGDDFSCAHPSVSKDGKRLYFASNRSGGMGGMDIYYVNLDSEGNTSGSPVNLGPKVNTSENDMFPYFNSEEGILFFASEGHFGLGGLDVFVSRMDKAGMPKDVENLGSPVNGPYDDFSFVNNATQTNGFFSSNRPGGSGSDDIYAFNQLYVIRNRAVVNGSLTDLITNNKIDNGTIYLADKNGNVVDSVKSSPDGKFNISLAEGINDEFKLIAKKDGYNQELASIPFDESKGEYAQDLKLMPILNYYFVGTIKDKANGEIIKDVKVTITDLDKNQVFETVQTASAGDFKTKELPYGYKDKTSYRFKIEKDGYVAKTVDISSMLDTKEEIVVNDLLNIDLTKIEVGKTDLNEIVDIKPIFFDFNKADIRPDAAIELNKVVAIMKDNPKMVIELRSFTDNRGSKAYNKTLSDKRAKSSAKYIVSQGIGADRIAGKGYGADILVVSDAEIAKAKTEEEKEALHQKNRRTEFIIVKMK from the coding sequence ATGAAAAGAAATCAAAATATTATGAAAGGGCTGGCTTTTACATTTATTGCTACTTCACTTTCATTGACAGGATATGCACAGCAATCTCGATTAAAGTATGCTGATAAAATGTATGCGAATGAAGGATATTATTATGCTAGTGAAGCTTATGAAGATGTATTAGCAAGAAAAACAGATTCTGCAACCGTTGCAGTTAAACTTGCTGATAGCTATGATAAACTTGGAGATATAAATAAAGCCGCTGCTTGGTATCGCTATTTAAAGAGAAATAATAATTTAAATAAAGAACAACTTTTACGTTTGGCCTTATTAGAGAGACAATTATCTAATTATGATGAATCCAAAAAGTTAATGGATACATATGTTCAAAAATATGGACAAAATGATGTGGCTAGTAGTATTGTTTCTGCATCAACAAGTATTGCAGAACTTCAAAATAAGAAATGGTTTGATTTAAAGCCTAGATTATCTGTAAATACACCAGCTTCTGAGATGGGACTGTCTTATTTTGGAAAAGATAATGTATTAATTGCTAGCTCTAAAAGACAAGGAAAATCTTCTATGCAGGTACATTCTTGGACAGGACAATATTATTATAGTGTTTTTAAAGCAACTATCGATGCTTCTGGAAATGTGGGCAAGAAGATGAAAGCTATCAAGAAAATTGATGAAAAATTTAATGATGGTCCAGTTTCGTTTAATGAAAAGAATAATGTAATCTACTTTAGTAGAAATGCAGAGTTCTATACTGTAAGCGGAAATAAAAAGTCTTCTATCCTAAAATTATACAAAGCTGATTATAAAGATGGTAAATTTAAGAATGTAAAAGAACTAGGGATAAATGGGGATGATTTTTCTTGTGCACACCCAAGTGTATCAAAAGATGGAAAACGTTTATATTTTGCCTCTAATCGTTCTGGTGGTATGGGAGGTATGGATATTTACTATGTAAATTTAGATAGTGAAGGAAACACTTCAGGTTCTCCTGTAAATTTAGGACCTAAAGTGAATACATCTGAGAATGACATGTTCCCTTATTTTAATAGTGAAGAAGGAATTCTTTTCTTTGCTTCTGAAGGGCATTTTGGATTAGGGGGCTTAGATGTATTTGTTTCTAGAATGGATAAAGCTGGTATGCCTAAAGATGTTGAAAATCTTGGTTCTCCTGTTAATGGACCATACGATGATTTTTCTTTTGTAAATAATGCTACACAAACGAATGGATTTTTCTCTTCTAATCGCCCTGGTGGTTCAGGATCTGATGATATCTATGCATTTAATCAATTGTACGTTATTAGAAATAGAGCTGTTGTAAACGGTTCTTTGACTGATTTAATTACAAATAATAAGATAGATAATGGGACTATTTACTTAGCAGATAAGAATGGTAATGTTGTAGATAGTGTTAAATCTAGCCCTGATGGTAAATTCAATATATCTTTAGCAGAAGGTATTAATGATGAATTTAAATTGATTGCTAAAAAAGATGGATATAATCAAGAGCTTGCATCTATTCCTTTTGATGAATCTAAAGGGGAATATGCTCAAGATTTAAAGTTAATGCCAATTCTTAACTACTATTTTGTGGGAACTATTAAAGATAAGGCTAATGGAGAAATAATTAAAGATGTGAAAGTTACGATAACTGATTTAGATAAAAATCAAGTATTTGAAACTGTACAAACTGCTTCTGCAGGTGATTTTAAAACAAAAGAATTACCTTATGGTTACAAAGATAAAACGTCTTATAGATTTAAGATAGAGAAGGACGGCTATGTAGCTAAAACAGTTGATATTTCCAGTATGCTTGATACGAAAGAAGAAATTGTTGTAAATGATCTATTAAATATTGATTTAACTAAAATTGAAGTTGGTAAAACTGACTTAAATGAGATTGTTGATATTAAACCTATCTTCTTTGATTTTAATAAAGCAGATATTCGTCCAGATGCTGCTATTGAGTTGAATAAGGTAGTTGCTATTATGAAAGATAATCCAAAGATGGTTATTGAATTAAGATCTTTTACTGATAACCGTGGATCTAAAGCGTATAATAAAACGTTATCTGATAAGCGTGCGAAATCTTCTGCAAAATATATTGTTTCTCAAGGAATTGGTGCTGATAGAATTGCAGGTAAAGGATATGGAGCTGATATTTTAGTTGTTTCTGATGCTGAGATAGCAAAAGCTAAGACCGAAGAAGAGAAAGAAGCTTTACATCAAAAGAATAGACGCACAGAGTTTATTATCGTTAAAATGAAATAA
- a CDS encoding collagen-like protein: MKRITLLLTLLVTSIGLYAQDNVGIGTNTPDASAVLELKANDKGVLVPRLTTAQRTAISNPAEGLLVYDIDFECFYYYKLNSGWNDMCTGIAGPAGPQGPAGPAGPQGPAGVNGNDGVNGAQGPAGNNGIDGSDGVDGKNSLAVTTPEIAGVNCPAGGFKLEIGIDLNGNGTLEPTEITSTQYICNGNGGTGSVGPQGPQGPAGPQGPAGPQGPAGADGNDGATGPQGPAGPQGPAGNNGAPGAQGATGPQGPAGPIGPQGPAGADGNDGATGPQGPTGPQGPTGPQGPQGPTGPQGPSWDITSTNFNADGSYQIITDKPSTISSTNKAWLLSGNNPVAATDFLGSVNNADVKFRTNNIERMKIQGNGQVVVNNTGAPFAGDVFSAYAAGADYAINGYTTGTKAGVYGQAQNASAIGVLGINTLGVGVQGQSTDDRGVIGLSTNSYAVHGQSTNSLGVFGSSQGDVGIWGQTKVATETGVVGLGNNLAAATVLIKGSGGAFTGSTIGVFGNANPVSLSTGTISAGGYFTDSVSASVKTGTYIGGYNGLTEFKVLGTGSISTIVEDMNEKQVVMYSPEAPEILFEDYGEGNLVNGFAHIELDPIFAKNVTINEKHPLRVLVQLEGDCNGVFVTNKTPTGFDVKELQGGNSTVKFTYKVVANRIDRIVNGEVVSKNADIRFAPFVGFQSTKEKIVDDKSIEGVAKPIRDK; this comes from the coding sequence ATGAAAAGAATAACTTTATTACTTACTTTACTAGTAACTTCAATAGGTTTATATGCACAAGATAATGTGGGTATAGGAACGAATACACCTGATGCTTCTGCTGTCTTGGAATTAAAGGCAAATGATAAGGGGGTTTTAGTGCCACGTTTAACAACTGCTCAAAGAACAGCTATCTCTAATCCAGCCGAAGGTTTGCTAGTATATGATATAGATTTTGAATGTTTCTATTATTATAAATTAAATTCTGGTTGGAATGATATGTGTACTGGCATCGCTGGCCCTGCTGGTCCACAAGGTCCTGCCGGCCCTGCTGGTCCACAAGGTCCTGCGGGAGTAAATGGAAATGATGGTGTGAATGGAGCTCAAGGTCCTGCTGGTAATAATGGTATAGATGGTTCTGATGGAGTTGACGGGAAAAATTCTCTTGCTGTAACAACACCAGAGATAGCCGGAGTTAATTGCCCTGCAGGAGGATTTAAATTGGAGATTGGAATTGATTTAAATGGAAATGGAACCTTAGAACCGACAGAAATTACTTCTACTCAATATATCTGTAATGGAAATGGAGGAACAGGTTCTGTTGGTCCACAAGGTCCGCAAGGTCCTGCCGGTCCACAAGGTCCTGCCGGTCCACAAGGTCCTGCCGGTGCTGATGGGAATGATGGTGCTACTGGTCCACAAGGTCCTGCCGGTCCACAAGGTCCTGCCGGAAATAATGGAGCTCCTGGTGCTCAAGGTGCTACTGGTCCACAAGGCCCTGCTGGCCCTATCGGTCCACAAGGTCCTGCCGGCGCTGATGGGAATGATGGTGCTACTGGTCCGCAAGGTCCAACTGGCCCACAAGGTCCAACTGGCCCGCAAGGTCCACAAGGTCCAACTGGTCCACAAGGTCCCTCTTGGGATATCACTTCTACTAATTTCAATGCTGACGGATCTTATCAAATTATAACTGATAAACCTTCTACAATATCCTCTACAAATAAAGCTTGGTTATTAAGTGGAAATAACCCAGTTGCTGCTACTGATTTCCTTGGATCAGTTAATAATGCAGATGTTAAGTTCAGAACAAATAATATAGAAAGAATGAAAATTCAAGGAAATGGACAAGTTGTGGTTAATAACACAGGAGCGCCATTTGCTGGTGATGTTTTTTCTGCTTATGCAGCTGGAGCAGATTATGCAATTAATGGATATACTACAGGTACGAAGGCAGGAGTTTACGGGCAAGCTCAAAATGCTTCAGCAATTGGTGTTTTAGGTATTAACACACTAGGAGTTGGAGTCCAAGGTCAATCTACTGATGATCGAGGAGTAATAGGATTATCAACTAATTCCTATGCTGTTCATGGTCAATCTACTAATTCTTTGGGTGTCTTCGGCTCTTCTCAAGGAGATGTTGGAATTTGGGGACAAACAAAAGTGGCTACAGAGACAGGTGTAGTTGGTTTAGGGAATAATCTTGCAGCAGCCACTGTTCTAATTAAAGGCTCTGGTGGTGCTTTTACTGGTAGCACTATTGGAGTGTTTGGAAATGCAAACCCTGTATCTCTTTCGACGGGAACAATTTCGGCGGGAGGATATTTTACGGATAGTGTATCGGCCTCCGTTAAAACAGGAACTTATATTGGAGGGTATAATGGTTTGACTGAATTTAAAGTATTAGGAACTGGTAGTATAAGTACAATCGTAGAAGACATGAATGAAAAACAGGTTGTAATGTATTCCCCTGAAGCCCCTGAAATCTTGTTTGAAGATTATGGTGAAGGAAATCTTGTAAATGGTTTTGCTCATATTGAGTTAGATCCTATCTTCGCAAAGAATGTTACTATTAATGAAAAACACCCTTTACGTGTGTTAGTCCAATTAGAAGGAGATTGTAACGGTGTATTTGTTACAAATAAGACACCAACGGGGTTTGATGTGAAAGAACTTCAAGGAGGAAATTCTACAGTTAAATTCACCTATAAAGTGGTTGCAAATAGAATTGATAGAATAGTTAACGGAGAAGTTGTTTCTAAAAATGCAGACATTCGATTTGCTCCTTTTGTTGGATTCCAATCTACAAAAGAGAAAATAGTGGATGATAAATCAATAGAAGGAGTAGCTAAACCCATTCGAGATAAATAA